Sequence from the Acidimicrobiia bacterium genome:
TTGGCGTAGGGGTTGTCGTCGAGGAGCTTCATGGCCTCGTCGTAGGAGCCGACCCTGACCGTGGAGAGCACCGGGCCGAAGATCTCGTCGCGGTAGATGGTCATCTCCGGGGTCACCTCGTCGAAGAGGGTTGGGCCGAGGAAGAACCCCTCCTGTTCGCCGATCAGTCCCCTGCCGTCGGCCACGAGCTTGGCACCCTCGGCGACTCCCTTCTCGATGTAGGAGGCGACGCGGTCTCGATGCTGCTCGGTGACCAGCGGGCCCATGTCCGCCCCCTCCTCCAGACCGGGGGCCACCCTGATCGACTCCATGCGCTGCATCACCCTGGGGAGGAGGTCTTCGGCGGCGTCGCCGACGGTCACCAGCACCGAGATCGCCATGCAGCGCTCCCCGGCCGAGCCGTAGGCGGCCGACACCACGGCGTCGGCGGCGAGGTCCATGTCGGCGTCGGGGAGCACGATCATGTGGTTCTTCGCCCCGCCCAGGGCGGCCACCCGCTTGCCGGCGCGGGTCCCGGTCTCGTAGACGTACCGAGCGATCGGCGTGGAACCGACGAAGGACACCGCCCCGATCCCGGGATGCTCCAGGATGCGATCCACCGCCACCTTGTCGCCGTGTACCACGTTGAGCACGCCGGGCGGTAGCCCGGCCTCCATGAACAGCTCGGCGGAGAAGTTGGCGGCCGACGGGTCCTTCTCCGACGGCTTGAGGATGAAGGTGTTGCCGCAGGCGATGGCGATGGGATACATCCACATGGGGACCATCGCCGGGAAGTTGAACGGTGTGATCCCGGCAACGACCCCGACCGGCTGCCGGATGGAGTAGGTGTCGACAGCGGTCGACACGTTCTCGCTGAACTCGCCCTTGATCAGCTGGGGGATGCCGCAGGCGAACTCGATCACCTCCAGGCCTCGCTGCACCTCCCCCTGGGCATCGGAGAACACCTTGCCGTGCTCGGACACCAGCAGCCGGGCGATGTCGTCGCGGTGCTTCTCCACGAGGTTGCGGAAGGCAAACAAGATGTTGGCCCGCTTGGACAGCGACACATCCCGCCACGACTCCCAGGCTCGGCGCGCCGAGTCGACTGCGGCGTCCACCTGGGCGACGGATGCCATGGCGACCCGCGTCTGAACGGCTCCAGTTGCCGGGTCGTAGACGTCGCCCCAACGCTCGACGGTGCCGGTGTAGGGACCGTTGTCGATCCAGTGCGTGATCTGCTTCATGTGACCTCCCGAATCACCCAGGCTACCGGAGGGCAAACCACACCATCACGGCAGGCGCAACGCTCCCGGGGCTGAGTCGGGAACCAGCGGGTTTCCCGGTGGCACCATCACCGGCCGGTACGGGTCCCCGGACGCCGGCCTGGGGTCGGGATCACCGAGGTTGGGCCAGGCCGCCATGGCCCGTTCCGCCATGGCGGTGATGGTGAGCGAGGGGTTGGCCCCCAGGTTGGCCGGGACGGCGGCACCGTCGACCACGTGCAACCCGGGATGCCCGAAGACCCTGTGATACGGATCCACCACGCCGACGTCCGGAGTCGAGCCGATGATGGCGCCCCCGATCAGGTGGGCGGTGACCGGCTTTCCCATCAGCGACTCGGTGATCGAAGCGGCGGGGTCGCCCCCCATGGCGGCAGCGGCCGCTCGGGCCGCCTCGTGGGCGACCGGAAGCCACCTGGGGTTGGGGGTGCCGTGACCTGGTCGGGACGTGACCCGGGTCCCGAACAAACCCCGCCGTGTCTCCAGCCGGATGCTGTTGTCGGCCGACTGCATCACAAGGATCACGATGCTGCGGCGCGCCCATCTGCGCACCGACAGCGACCGCATCCAGCGCAACGGGGCGCGCACGATGTGCCACAGATAGCGAAGCGGTTGCGGGCCCCGACCACCGGGGACCAGGATCGTGGCCAGCAGGCCCATCGAGCTGCTGCCCT
This genomic interval carries:
- a CDS encoding CoA-acylating methylmalonate-semialdehyde dehydrogenase; amino-acid sequence: MKQITHWIDNGPYTGTVERWGDVYDPATGAVQTRVAMASVAQVDAAVDSARRAWESWRDVSLSKRANILFAFRNLVEKHRDDIARLLVSEHGKVFSDAQGEVQRGLEVIEFACGIPQLIKGEFSENVSTAVDTYSIRQPVGVVAGITPFNFPAMVPMWMYPIAIACGNTFILKPSEKDPSAANFSAELFMEAGLPPGVLNVVHGDKVAVDRILEHPGIGAVSFVGSTPIARYVYETGTRAGKRVAALGGAKNHMIVLPDADMDLAADAVVSAAYGSAGERCMAISVLVTVGDAAEDLLPRVMQRMESIRVAPGLEEGADMGPLVTEQHRDRVASYIEKGVAEGAKLVADGRGLIGEQEGFFLGPTLFDEVTPEMTIYRDEIFGPVLSTVRVGSYDEAMKLLDDNPYANGVAIFTNDGGAARKFQNEVQVGMVGVNVPIPVPVSYYSFGGWKNSLFGEARMYGKEGVDFYTRLKVITSRWPDPAHRGVNLGFPQMK